One window of Elusimicrobiaceae bacterium genomic DNA carries:
- the dnaB gene encoding replicative DNA helicase gives MASNLLEEKLPPQALDAEMAVLGSMLMEAEAVERALNILKPEHFYKDNHKKIFSAIKNLADKGQAVDLVTLTEELKTQNLLLQVGGELYLTDLINKVSTAAHVEHYANIVHKKFLVRDLIKTATSLVQECYKEEEEPEKLIDIAQEKIFKLSQRQDLKGFVASKDLAVEVMEMIEKAHLDKNPVKGVPTGFSEFDFKTGGFRKSDLIILGARPSQGKTALALNIAHHACVNAGVPTAIFSLEMSRHSIYERMLCSAAMAEVHQVRNGFFPRSKWKDLTRELARLAEAPLFIDDTPGITITELRMRSRRLANELSKQGKTLGLIIIDYLQLIRSSGRAESRQQEVSEISRMLKELARNLDVPVLALSQLSRKNEDKGRQDNKPQLSDLRESGSIEQDADVVALIHRDGYYKRDDESLKRKATLIIAKQRNGPVGDIPLNFLMEYTLFTNPAPDEENMGPAEESMMVLPD, from the coding sequence ATGGCTAGTAATTTATTGGAAGAAAAACTACCGCCTCAAGCATTAGATGCCGAAATGGCCGTCTTAGGCTCTATGTTGATGGAAGCAGAGGCAGTGGAACGGGCTTTAAATATTTTAAAACCAGAACACTTTTATAAAGACAACCATAAAAAGATTTTTTCCGCCATTAAAAACTTGGCCGACAAAGGCCAAGCGGTGGACCTTGTCACCCTGACCGAAGAACTCAAAACCCAAAATTTATTGTTGCAAGTGGGTGGAGAGTTGTACTTGACCGATTTGATTAACAAAGTTTCCACCGCCGCACACGTGGAACACTATGCCAATATCGTACACAAGAAGTTTTTGGTGCGGGACCTGATTAAAACCGCCACCTCTTTGGTGCAAGAATGCTACAAAGAGGAAGAAGAACCGGAAAAACTGATTGATATTGCACAAGAAAAAATCTTTAAACTTAGCCAAAGACAAGATTTAAAGGGATTTGTCGCTTCTAAAGATTTAGCGGTAGAAGTGATGGAAATGATTGAAAAAGCCCACTTAGACAAAAACCCCGTCAAAGGGGTACCTACGGGTTTTAGTGAGTTTGATTTTAAGACGGGTGGTTTTCGTAAATCGGATTTGATTATTTTGGGCGCGCGCCCCAGTCAGGGGAAAACGGCTTTGGCCTTAAATATTGCTCACCATGCCTGCGTCAATGCCGGTGTGCCGACGGCTATTTTTTCTTTGGAAATGAGTCGCCATTCTATTTATGAGCGTATGCTCTGTTCGGCTGCGATGGCGGAAGTACATCAAGTACGCAACGGCTTCTTTCCGCGTAGCAAATGGAAAGATTTAACCCGTGAGTTGGCGCGATTGGCTGAGGCTCCGTTATTTATTGACGATACACCGGGTATTACTATTACTGAGCTTCGCATGCGCTCTAGACGTCTTGCCAACGAACTATCCAAACAAGGCAAAACATTGGGGCTTATTATCATTGATTATTTGCAGCTTATTCGTTCCTCCGGCCGTGCCGAAAGCCGTCAGCAGGAAGTGTCTGAAATTTCACGTATGCTTAAAGAATTAGCACGTAATTTAGATGTGCCCGTTTTGGCCCTTTCTCAGCTCAGCCGTAAAAATGAAGACAAAGGGCGTCAAGACAACAAACCTCAACTTTCCGACTTGCGCGAATCAGGCTCCATTGAGCAAGATGCTGACGTGGTGGCCCTGATTCACCGCGACGGTTATTATAAACGTGATGACGAATCCCTAAAGCGCAAAGCTACGTTGATTATTGCCAAACAACGTAATGGTCCGGTGGGGGATATTCCTTTAAATTTCCTTATGGAATATACCTTATTTACGAACCCTGCTCCGGATGAGGAAAATATGGGACCGGCGGAAGAATCAATGATGGTTTTACCTGATTAA
- a CDS encoding histidine triad nucleotide-binding protein, whose protein sequence is MNCIFCGIVSGEVKSQIIYENDDVVAFKDLNPQAPTHLLIIPKKHISRLSESQDGDGEILGKVLLAARDLAKKFDIKDFRLVTNNGKGAGQTVDHLHFHLMAGRRFLWPAG, encoded by the coding sequence ATGAACTGTATATTTTGCGGAATCGTCAGTGGGGAAGTAAAAAGCCAAATCATCTATGAAAACGATGATGTGGTGGCGTTTAAGGACCTTAATCCTCAGGCCCCTACGCATTTACTGATTATCCCCAAGAAACACATCAGCCGCTTGTCTGAAAGTCAAGACGGTGACGGCGAAATCTTGGGTAAGGTGTTGTTAGCCGCCAGAGATTTGGCCAAAAAATTTGATATTAAAGATTTTCGCCTAGTCACCAATAACGGAAAAGGTGCCGGTCAAACGGTGGACCATTTGCATTTTCACCTGATGGCAGGCAGACGTTTTTTGTGGCCGGCAGGCTAA
- a CDS encoding tetratricopeptide repeat protein: MAAKINIEELQVWLEEKPSKVLDALKNKKNLDSAALFLLGEAHRLLGSFQPAIATYAKALKATLQAEERMDILLAMAACYRTLGVSSAAYELAEDALKMAQELEYDEYVVRAMQEMGMALRAWGRLDEALEILDAVLAAYTQEKDYAGMSFICWAKGGIYRLKGMLQEGIAQFKLAIKHAKKCGDEINLAYGYCGLAGISRIAGKIDDCVKNYKLAEKIFNKTEDLFGKAYTNCGMANGLRQQGKYDEALRHYNKADVLYSGIGDKVDLGFVKWGRADILKRRNKLPQALADLQAARELFDNSDETRGQILTKLALAQVLYAMGQVEEAEELYEAGVRQAKAEGLHTYLESYT; the protein is encoded by the coding sequence ATGGCTGCAAAAATAAATATAGAAGAATTGCAAGTTTGGCTGGAAGAAAAGCCTTCTAAAGTATTAGACGCATTGAAGAATAAGAAAAATTTGGACTCTGCCGCTCTGTTTTTATTGGGGGAGGCTCATCGTTTGCTCGGCTCTTTTCAGCCGGCTATTGCAACCTATGCCAAAGCCTTAAAAGCGACTTTGCAAGCCGAAGAACGCATGGATATTTTACTAGCGATGGCGGCCTGTTATAGAACATTGGGCGTATCTTCTGCTGCATATGAGTTGGCCGAAGACGCATTGAAGATGGCACAAGAGCTTGAATATGATGAGTATGTTGTCCGTGCTATGCAAGAAATGGGCATGGCCTTGCGTGCGTGGGGGAGACTGGATGAGGCATTGGAAATATTAGATGCCGTATTGGCCGCTTATACACAAGAAAAAGACTATGCCGGTATGAGTTTTATTTGTTGGGCCAAAGGCGGGATTTATCGTTTAAAAGGAATGCTGCAGGAAGGAATTGCCCAATTTAAACTGGCCATCAAACATGCCAAAAAATGCGGTGATGAAATTAATCTGGCCTACGGATATTGCGGTTTAGCCGGTATTAGCCGCATTGCAGGCAAAATTGACGATTGTGTAAAAAATTATAAGTTGGCTGAAAAGATTTTTAATAAAACCGAAGATTTATTCGGCAAAGCCTATACCAACTGCGGTATGGCCAACGGTCTGCGCCAACAAGGTAAGTATGATGAGGCCCTGCGCCATTACAACAAAGCTGATGTCCTTTATAGCGGTATTGGCGATAAGGTGGATTTGGGGTTTGTGAAATGGGGTAGAGCCGATATTTTAAAACGCAGAAATAAACTGCCGCAGGCTTTGGCTGATTTGCAAGCAGCGCGTGAATTGTTTGACAATTCCGATGAGACGCGCGGCCAAATTTTGACCAAATTAGCATTGGCACAAGTGCTTTATGCGATGGGTCAAGTGGAAGAAGCCGAAGAACTCTATGAAGCCGGCGTTCGCCAAGCAAAGGCAGAGGGATTGCATACGTATTTGGAAAGCTACACGTAA
- a CDS encoding response regulator: MKRVVLIEDSKTLAGALKGALEIEGIQVVWAADGVQGVAVAKREKPDLILLDLMLPKLSGFEVCKLLKTDNATWRIPVVIMSTLVDEDSRLRATEAGADYFIPKPYDLPASMAEIKKYLKM, translated from the coding sequence ATGAAAAGAGTGGTGCTGATAGAAGACTCCAAAACATTGGCCGGCGCGCTGAAAGGTGCCCTGGAAATAGAGGGCATACAGGTTGTTTGGGCTGCCGATGGCGTGCAGGGGGTAGCCGTTGCCAAGCGTGAAAAACCGGATTTGATATTGTTGGATTTGATGCTTCCCAAACTTAGCGGTTTTGAAGTCTGCAAACTCTTAAAGACGGATAACGCCACTTGGCGTATACCCGTAGTGATCATGTCTACTTTGGTAGATGAAGATAGCCGTTTGCGCGCTACTGAAGCGGGGGCGGATTATTTTATCCCCAAGCCTTACGATTTGCCTGCCAGTATGGCAGAAATTAAGAAGTATTTAAAAATGTAA
- a CDS encoding gamma carbonic anhydrase family protein, translated as MKERMDELVPKTAPTAYIHPTAVVSCAVTLGENVSIWPCAVLRGDIAEIVVGENSNIQDNACVHVNYNCPAIIGRGVTVGHGAIVHGSKIGDNCLIGMNAVVLESEIGPNCLIGAGSVVTAGKNIPAGSLVMGVPAKVVRELTEDEINSMLQNAREYVRLGKKFRDSIEQI; from the coding sequence GAATGGATGAATTGGTACCTAAGACCGCACCTACTGCCTATATTCACCCGACGGCGGTGGTGTCTTGTGCCGTCACGTTGGGAGAAAATGTATCCATTTGGCCCTGTGCAGTATTAAGGGGCGATATTGCCGAAATCGTGGTGGGGGAAAATAGTAATATTCAAGACAATGCCTGCGTGCATGTCAATTATAATTGTCCTGCCATTATTGGGCGTGGAGTGACGGTGGGGCATGGGGCTATCGTACATGGCAGTAAAATTGGCGATAATTGTTTGATTGGTATGAACGCAGTGGTGCTGGAAAGTGAAATCGGCCCGAATTGTTTGATTGGTGCCGGTTCAGTGGTGACGGCAGGGAAAAATATTCCGGCAGGTTCTTTGGTAATGGGAGTACCGGCCAAAGTAGTGCGGGAATTGACGGAAGATGAGATTAATTCCATGCTTCAAAATGCGCGCGAGTATGTGCGCTTAGGTAAAAAATTTAGAGACAGTATAGAGCAAATCTAA